One window from the genome of Methyloradius palustris encodes:
- a CDS encoding HAD-IIB family hydrolase — translation MMLPETRLKQPKSEHPIYILMISMHGLIRGKDLELGRDADTGGQITYVVELAKHLAEHPDVEKVDLLTRLIEDDSVSPDYAKPEEELGNGARIVRLPFGPKRYIRKELLWLHLNQAVDKCLHFIKQQGRLPDLIHTHYADAGYVGQQLSLLLGIPLVHTGHSLGRAKRERLVASGRKLHAVEKQFNFEERISTEESILAHASLVITSTRQEIDEQYGQYTNVADTRFSVISPGTDTSRFSPPGRKKIASSAQQAVDKFLAEPEKPIIFAISRPETRKNLKGLVEAYGKSPQLQAMANLLIVAGARKDIRELEEAQHKVMGDLLLDIDLYDLWGKVALPKYIPQEDVPELYRLVARRKGVFVNSAFTEPFGLTLIEAAASGLPIVAPDDGGPRDIVANCRNGLLTNTLDSNEIAQTLLQVLQDKKQWRLFSKNGVNGVYRHYSWPAHVKKYLKEIRRVLNKDKKRLRRQQASILNSERTSIPLAQMALISDIDNTLLGDKVSLDKVTDWIAEHQKDVAFGVATGRSIESTVNVLNKHRVKIPDVMITSVGAEIYYGKKLVPDIGWSAHIRHLWRRDSLAEAFLKFTDISLQPDNTQREFKLSYFAKPGQIPPLSEIYDYLHSLKLHANLIYSHDEFLDVLPIRASKGHAIRYLAYKWDLPLKSFLVAGDSGNDIEMLAGDTLAIVVGNHSAELDILKNQEQIYFSKAHYAAGILEGIEHYDDEFNHALDLKGF, via the coding sequence ATGATGCTGCCAGAGACCAGATTAAAACAGCCGAAATCAGAACACCCAATCTACATACTGATGATCAGTATGCATGGGTTGATACGCGGCAAGGATCTGGAATTGGGACGTGATGCCGATACTGGTGGCCAGATCACCTATGTGGTCGAGCTGGCGAAGCATCTGGCCGAACACCCAGATGTAGAAAAGGTGGATTTGCTCACCCGCCTGATTGAAGACGATTCAGTGTCTCCAGACTATGCAAAACCTGAAGAAGAACTAGGCAATGGCGCGCGCATCGTACGCCTGCCTTTTGGCCCCAAACGCTATATCCGCAAGGAGTTGCTCTGGCTGCATCTGAACCAAGCAGTGGATAAATGCCTGCACTTTATTAAACAGCAGGGGCGCCTGCCTGACCTGATTCATACCCATTACGCCGATGCCGGTTATGTAGGCCAGCAATTATCCTTATTGCTAGGCATACCGCTAGTGCACACTGGTCATTCGCTGGGCAGGGCAAAACGTGAGCGGTTGGTCGCCAGCGGTCGAAAACTGCATGCCGTTGAAAAGCAGTTTAATTTTGAAGAGAGAATCAGCACTGAAGAATCCATACTTGCACATGCCTCACTAGTTATCACCAGCACACGCCAGGAAATAGATGAGCAGTACGGCCAATACACCAATGTTGCCGATACCCGATTCAGTGTGATCTCACCAGGCACTGACACTTCCAGATTTTCACCGCCAGGGCGCAAAAAGATCGCCTCAAGCGCACAGCAGGCCGTTGATAAATTTCTCGCTGAGCCAGAGAAACCAATCATCTTTGCCATCAGTCGGCCTGAGACCAGAAAAAACCTCAAAGGTCTGGTTGAGGCCTATGGCAAAAGCCCTCAATTGCAGGCCATGGCCAATCTGCTGATTGTTGCTGGTGCACGTAAAGACATCCGTGAGTTGGAAGAAGCGCAGCATAAAGTCATGGGTGATCTGCTGCTGGATATTGATCTTTATGACCTTTGGGGCAAAGTCGCGCTACCCAAATACATACCGCAAGAAGACGTGCCCGAACTCTACCGCTTGGTAGCTCGCAGAAAAGGCGTATTCGTCAATTCAGCTTTTACCGAACCCTTTGGCCTGACGCTCATTGAGGCGGCTGCCAGTGGCTTACCTATTGTTGCTCCCGATGATGGTGGCCCAAGGGATATTGTGGCCAATTGCCGCAATGGTCTTCTCACCAATACATTGGACAGTAACGAGATTGCACAAACCTTGTTGCAGGTACTACAGGACAAAAAGCAATGGCGTTTATTTTCCAAAAACGGTGTAAACGGCGTCTATCGCCACTATAGCTGGCCTGCCCATGTGAAAAAATATCTGAAGGAAATCCGTCGGGTGCTGAACAAGGATAAAAAGCGTTTGCGCAGGCAACAAGCCAGCATCCTCAATAGCGAAAGAACTTCCATCCCTCTGGCGCAGATGGCCTTGATCAGCGATATCGACAACACTTTGCTAGGCGACAAGGTATCCCTAGATAAAGTCACTGACTGGATTGCAGAACACCAGAAAGACGTGGCATTTGGCGTCGCCACTGGCAGGTCCATAGAGAGCACAGTAAACGTACTTAATAAGCATAGGGTAAAGATTCCAGATGTGATGATCACCTCGGTAGGCGCTGAAATCTATTATGGCAAAAAGCTGGTGCCCGATATTGGTTGGTCGGCGCATATCCGCCACTTATGGCGGCGCGATAGCCTGGCAGAGGCTTTCTTGAAATTCACTGACATCAGTTTGCAACCAGACAATACCCAGCGTGAATTCAAGCTAAGTTACTTCGCAAAACCCGGGCAGATTCCGCCACTCAGTGAGATTTACGATTACCTGCACAGCCTTAAACTGCACGCCAACCTGATTTATTCGCATGATGAGTTTCTTGATGTATTGCCGATCCGTGCTTCCAAAGGCCATGCCATCCGCTATTTGGCTTACAAGTGGGATCTACCCCTGAAAAGCTTTCTAGTCGCTGGTGACTCTGGTAATGACATAGAAATGCTCGCTGGCGATACCTTGGCCATCGTTGTCGGCAACCATAGTGCAGAGCTGGATATTCTGAAAAACCAGGAACAAATTTATTTCTCAAAAGCCCATTACGCGGCGGGAATACTGGAAGGCATAGAACACTACGATGATGAGTTTAACCATGCCTTGGATTTAAAAGGGTTCTGA